The genomic DNA GGAGTTATCATGTAGTATAATCCCGTAAAGCAGGCGCGAAGTACGATGGGAACTTACTATATGAACTTGAACAATCAGAGAGAATACACAAGGGAAGAACATTTGTCCAGTTCGCACGTGGTCACACCAGTCTTTCCTGGTACAATGATGTACAATAGTTCTGGGTCATTCTCGGGCACTTTGACGGGGAATTCTGAGCAGCAAAGCAGTTGCATTCAGATGCAACGAAATGTGAATTTAGATTCCACACCGCGTCAACAGCAAGAGATCTTATCAAGTCTTGGGAGAAACGAGATGCTGTTTGCGCACCCAGTTGGTGGGCACACGGGCCTACTTCAGTCTGTGCATAACTTGCAGGGTCAGGGCCTTTCCCTTAGCCTTGGTACTCAGATACCTTCAGGTTACGCGTTCCTGAGTCCTAATCCATCACTGGCAGACAATAATATTGGCAGAAACGGCTCCTTGGGAGATGAGCCGATGAGGAATCTCGAATTTATACCTCAAAGTTTCATGGGCAGTAATCAAGATTTGGGTAGAATGGATTTGTCAGGCACGGGGAGAGCGATTCCAAACTCGAGATACTTGAAGGCAGTGCAGCAGCTACTCGATGAGGTTGTTAATGTGAGGAAAGCCTTGAAGCAATCCGATGATGGGAAGAGCGGAGGAGCACGGGAGAATCAGGTGAAGAGATCAAAAGAGGGCGATGAGGGTTCCACAAAAGATGATGATGCACCTTCAGGTGCTGGAGGGGAGTCTGATGGTAAGCCCCAGAAGGAGCTCTCTCATGCTGAAAAACAAGAGTTGCAGCACAAATTGACGAAGCTTCTTTCGATGTTGGATGAGGTAAGATTGTTTTGTTGTATTTCCAGTAGCATCAGTGAGATTGCTGAATTGGCTTAATTTCTTCGGAAATTTGATATTCGTCGATGTTAAGATTAAATGGTTTCTGTGCTTGGTTTCTTTCTGGTTATGTGGTATCAAATGTTGGGACAACCTTGCTGCATATTGTGAAGACTCGTGCCTGTTGATTACCATTACAAGTTTTCAAATGCCCGTTGCAAACGAAGACAGATGCGTTTTGAAGTAGTACTTCCCAATCCCATTTTATCTGCTCTAAAGTGCCACTCAATAGACTTGCTGCCTCATTAGCTTCATCAGTTCTGCACAGGGTTCTTAAATTGAATTCATGAAGACATTATTATTGTACTAAATTTAAATGATAAAATGGATATCGAAAAACAAACGTTTTTCTTTGTCAGGCAGTTCTTTTCTATCATCACATTagataaatcataaatttttacaTTGCGAATATTTAGTAGAGGGATATGGTAGTAGATAACAAATGGTATATTAGGCTGATCCAGTGCCCATGACATGCGAAAGGACCCGATTAGTTATTGTAACTATTATATTGTGTCACtggaatattttaaatatgttCGTCTCACAGGGAGTGGTTTATCTTATCAGGTAGATCGCAGGTACAAGCAATACTACCACCAGATGCAGATCATTGTGTCGTCATTTGATGTGATTGCTGGCAGTGGGGCTGCTAAACCATACACGGCCCTAGCCCTTCAGACAATATCTCGCCACTTCCGCTGCCTCCGAGATGCAATCGCGGGCCAAATTCAGGCAACCCGGGAGAGCCTTGGGGAACAAGACAGCTCTGGGAATGGTAAAGGAGTTGGAATATCTCGGCTCCGGTATGTTGATCAGCAGCTCAGGCAGCAGAGGGCCCTTCAGCAGCTTGGGATGATGCAGCAGCATGTTTGGAGGCCTCAACGAGGGCTGCCAGAGAACTCGGTTTCCATTCTCCGGGCGTGGCTCTTCGAGCATTTCCTTCACCCGTGGGGCTTCGACTTTCATAgctttcccttttttgaataaaaaaattatcagcAGTGTAACCGAAGTTTTGACTGCGCAGTTATCCAAAGGATTCGGACAAAATCATGCTGGCAAGACAGACTGGTCTGACAAGAAGTCAGGTAAGAGTAGCTAAGCATACTTGATAACAAGTTTTCAGTGTGGTATTTAAGCTTATGCATGAGTGAACACATGGTTAGTAATTGAAATCTCTGCCATATGCTCTGATATCCAGTTTGAGGTTTGCAATTTGAAAGGCATTACGGAAAAGCAGAGAACATAATCATAAGGAGCAATTAAAAGATATcttttattacaaaataaaaaggttaaGACGAAGGAACTTTCGGTATCATGGAGATAAAAGAATATCAGCATTCTTGTGAGTTAATGCGTGCATATATTGTTGCGTGATACAGGTCTCGAACTGGTTTATTAATGCACGAGTACGTCTTTGGAAACCCATGGTGGAAGAAATGTACAAGGAAGAGACCGGCGACATGGACTTGGACTCGAACTCCTCTTCGGAAAATGTGTCCAATCCCAGCAAAGCTGATCACAACAAATCCTCAGCTCAAACAGAAGATTTACAGCAACAGAGTATAGCTGCCACCAGTAGAGGACAAATCGCTACCGAATCCAAACCTGACCATGCCCCCGACATGGAAATGATAGGGTCCACTGGAGGAATCGAGACCATACACAGCGGCCTATTTTCTGGAACCAATCGGTTTATGACAGCTGCAGCCTATCACATGCCGGAGCTCGGGAGGTTCGGGACCGGAAGCGGAGTGTCACTTACATTGGGGCTACAGCATTGTGATGGGACTTCCATGCCCTTATCAGGTACTGGGACCGCCCAAGGATTTCTGGGGATGAGAGGGGATGGTATTTCCTACACTGCAGAAGCAGCATCTTCTGCTGTAGCCGAGAATGCAGAATTCGAAACTGTGAATATGGGAACGCAGCAGCACCGGTTCGGTCCTAACGGTCATCTATTACACGATTTTGTGGCATGAAACAGGCCGCTCTTTCAGATGCTGAAGGTGAAAATAGACACAGTTTTCCTTCTCGGGAAGCCTATGATATAAAAGGCGCATGTAGCATAGCAAGATGTTTGTTGGCAGTTAGATTAGTAACCTGTAAAATTTGGTGTATGATATCATTCTTTCAGGATGAAAGATGAAGAAGTCGATACCAATTCTGAAACAGAGAAAAGGAGATCATAATGAATAGAATTCGGGTATTCTGTATATTGCTTACTGTAGATGTTGTGAATCCGATAGCGGAATGTATTCGTCTTCCGTCTGCTTCTGTAACATATCCAGGTTGAGCAATGCCTGATGTGAGACTGAGATAATAAGGAAAGGAATGGAATCAAATTTGTCTTGCTGGTTTGATTGTAACCAATTTTTCATACCAAAAATGTACAATGTTACAAACAGTAAGCCTTAATCTACCAAAAATCTTTACAAGAGCAGAGCCCATCCCTGAAGTGATGAAACCGACTGTTGTCCCTCACGATAATCTCTTTCCCGGTAATGCACGAGATGAACTTGAAGGCACTGTGGCAGTCTCCGCATATCCTGAGATTCTTCATGATCCTAACGGGCACTCCCGGAGGAATAGATAAGAGACCAAAGGCTAGGGCAATCTTCTCGCTGTGGTTCCACACTTCAGtgatcttctcctcttcttctagATCGTAGAGAGCGTAATTCGGGTCAGCTAGATAACCAGCCCTCTCCATGTCTTTCCTTAGCTTAGCAAGTGTTTCTTGAATCTCAGAGTTTCTTTCATGAGAGGTGTCTTTGGCTCGGAATACGTGGACCTTGTCCTTCACGGTGATCCAACTGTAGCCCGTGCCCTTTTTAACCCTAATAACATCATCCATGTCCATCCGCACACGGGAAGCTTCTTCCCACCTGCCAGCAGCGGCAAACATGTTTGAAAGTACCACGCGATTGCCCGAGTCTCTTGGGTCGAGCTCCAACAACTTGTTGGCTGCAAGCATCCCAAGCTCGGGCTTCCTATGGACCCTGCAGGCCCCAAGGAAAGAACCCCAAATTGATATTGTTGGATGGAAAGGAATTTTGCCAATGAATTCAAGGGTCTCTTCCACCATCCCAGCACGCCCAAGCAAGTCCACGATACACGCATAATGCTCTGGCACAGGCTCAACCTGAAACCTACTTCTCATCGCCTCAAAGATCTCCATGCCCAACTTCACTTCTCCTGCACGACTACAGGCCGATAATAAACACACAAAAGTAACGCAGTTTGGGACAATCCCTACACGACTAGAGACCATCTCCTCAAACAATAAGACCGCCTGCTCAGCTAGCCCTAGATGTGCGTAGCCACTGATCATTGAATTCCAGGTCACCAAGTTCCTCTCGGGCATCTTTGCAAACACTTTCTTGGCTTCGTGAACATGCCCACATTTTCCATACATGTTAACGAGAGCACCCGCGACGAAGATATTCCCAAAAATGCCCACCTTAACCGCTAATGCCTGGATCAACCTTCCTAATTCAAGTGCCGCGAGACGAGCACAAGCATTAAGGACGCTTGAGAGCATGAAATCAGTGAGCTGGACCTCTTCTCGCCGAGCGCCAAGGAAAGCTCCACAAGCCTTCTCTTCCTCGTAATTCTGCACATATGCTGCAATCAGTGAACACCAAGTAACATCGTTTCTCTGCCAGGCAGTAGAGTCGAAAACCATCTCCGTGCACTCAACCTTCCCGCACTTCCCATAGAAATCAATTAGCCCATTCATCACTTGGAGATCCGCCTCAAACCCACCTATTATTATAAAGCCATGCAGAGCTCGCCCGAGCTCTAACCGGAACTCCTCCTCGCACGCGTTGAGAAGCACACAGAACGTTATTGGGTCGGGGACTCCACCAGCTCTTCTGAACTCGATGAATGCCTTCATTGCATCTGAGGCCCGCCCATGGAGAAGGGCAGCCGAAATGTATGAGTTCCAGGTCACAACGTTCCTCTCCGGCATTTCCTCGAACAGTCTCATAGCATCGTCCAAAAGGTCAGTCCTGCAGTACATGTCGAAGGCGCTGCACCCGACAAACACATCCTCAAGGAGGCCGACCCTAAGAGCAAGCCCGTGGATCTGTTTTCCAGCGAAGGGCATCCGGAGGGAAGCCGAG from Punica granatum isolate Tunisia-2019 chromosome 2, ASM765513v2, whole genome shotgun sequence includes the following:
- the LOC116196084 gene encoding BEL1-like homeodomain protein 7 — encoded protein: MGTYYMNLNNQREYTREEHLSSSHVVTPVFPGTMMYNSSGSFSGTLTGNSEQQSSCIQMQRNVNLDSTPRQQQEILSSLGRNEMLFAHPVGGHTGLLQSVHNLQGQGLSLSLGTQIPSGYAFLSPNPSLADNNIGRNGSLGDEPMRNLEFIPQSFMGSNQDLGRMDLSGTGRAIPNSRYLKAVQQLLDEVVNVRKALKQSDDGKSGGARENQVKRSKEGDEGSTKDDDAPSGAGGESDGKPQKELSHAEKQELQHKLTKLLSMLDEVDRRYKQYYHQMQIIVSSFDVIAGSGAAKPYTALALQTISRHFRCLRDAIAGQIQATRESLGEQDSSGNGKGVGISRLRYVDQQLRQQRALQQLGMMQQHVWRPQRGLPENSVSILRAWLFEHFLHPYPKDSDKIMLARQTGLTRSQVSNWFINARVRLWKPMVEEMYKEETGDMDLDSNSSSENVSNPSKADHNKSSAQTEDLQQQSIAATSRGQIATESKPDHAPDMEMIGSTGGIETIHSGLFSGTNRFMTAAAYHMPELGRFGTGSGVSLTLGLQHCDGTSMPLSGTGTAQGFLGMRGDGISYTAEAASSAVAENAEFETVNMGTQQHRFGPNGHLLHDFVA
- the LOC116196083 gene encoding pentatricopeptide repeat-containing protein At4g14850, with product MPAVNLGSLAALVQSALSIRSPRLGRAAHAHITKALQTATQLPLFLSDHLVHMYSKLDRLDSALLLLRLSTARSVVSWSSLISGSVHNGHFTFALLQFTDMLRDGVLPNDFTFPCVFKASASLRMPFAGKQIHGLALRVGLLEDVFVGCSAFDMYCRTDLLDDAMRLFEEMPERNVVTWNSYISAALLHGRASDAMKAFIEFRRAGGVPDPITFCVLLNACEEEFRLELGRALHGFIIIGGFEADLQVMNGLIDFYGKCGKVECTEMVFDSTAWQRNDVTWCSLIAAYVQNYEEEKACGAFLGARREEVQLTDFMLSSVLNACARLAALELGRLIQALAVKVGIFGNIFVAGALVNMYGKCGHVHEAKKVFAKMPERNLVTWNSMISGYAHLGLAEQAVLLFEEMVSSRVGIVPNCVTFVCLLSACSRAGEVKLGMEIFEAMRSRFQVEPVPEHYACIVDLLGRAGMVEETLEFIGKIPFHPTISIWGSFLGACRVHRKPELGMLAANKLLELDPRDSGNRVVLSNMFAAAGRWEEASRVRMDMDDVIRVKKGTGYSWITVKDKVHVFRAKDTSHERNSEIQETLAKLRKDMERAGYLADPNYALYDLEEEEKITEVWNHSEKIALAFGLLSIPPGVPVRIMKNLRICGDCHSAFKFISCITGKEIIVRDNSRFHHFRDGLCSCKDFW